From the genome of Candidatus Aminicenantes bacterium:
ATCAAGCGCCAGCCCGACGAGCGGCCCGACACCCTCAACTCGATCACCGATAAGATCAAGACCGGGTTCGGCAACCTCTACGTCACGACCACCTTCTTCAACCAGAAGCCGTTCGAGGTCTTCGCCTCAATCGGCAAGAGCGGCTACTCGACCATGGCCGACGCCGAGGCTATCGGGCGGCTGATCAGCCTGGCCCTGCGCACCGGGGTCGATCCCAAGGAGATCGTCAGCCAGATCAAAGGCATCGGCGGCTCCGATCCCGTCTTTACCGAGGGCGGGCTGGTGACGTCCATTCCCGACGCCGTGGCCAAGGTGTTGGAGCGGCACTTCGGGAACGGCAAGAACGGCGGCCGGGACATGGGCCAGGCCAAGTGTCCGCAGTGCGGCGCGACCCTGCCGGACGAGAAGTGCCCGACCTGCCCGAATTGCGGCTGGAACAAGTGTTCGTAGGGGGAGGGGCTCAGGGCATAGGGGTTCGCTCTGGCGGAAATTTTTACGCCGTGGGATCTCGTTTTTCTCGGCGGCTCGGAACTCGCGTCCCGCTTCGATTTTACGGTTTTTGTACGGTCCACTCAGACATCCTCGCCGTCCGTCCTCTTTCCGGGACGGATTCCCTCGAAAAACGAGAGCACGCGGTGTAATTTCCGCATCGGCGCTCACCCCTATGTCCTTCGCCCCTTTAGGAAAGTCGATGGCCGTAGTGTTAGGGGCATCCGTCGCGGCACCCGCATCATTCCGGCACCGGCGTTAAACGGCTTATGCCCGCTCCGCCCGTCCCATTTCCGTTCTCCTCATTGCCCTCGTCCCTTGGGGGAAGTCGATGGCTTCCACTCAACGAGTCCGGCGGATCCAAAAACTTTGTTTGGGCCGCTTGACACCCGCCGTTTAAATACTATAAAATCGATAGGAATATATAGCTAAGAGACCGGCCGCGTCGGGCCGCTGGAAAAAGCGGGCCGATGGGGTTATAGTAAAGGTTCTCAGAGAAGGAGTCCGGCATGAAAGAAAAGATCGAAGCGGCTCTCGATAAGGTCCGCCCGCAGTTGCGGATGGACGGGGGCGACGTCAAGCTGATCGAGGTCGGCGCCGACGGCGTCGTCAAGGTCAAACTGACCGGGGCCTGCGGCGGCTGCCCCATGTCGCAGCTGACCCTCAAGATGGGCATCGAGCGCATCCTGAAGAAGGAAGTGCCCGAGGTCAAGGAAGTCGTCGCCGTCTGACCCCTGCCCCCCCAAAGCGCCATGACGCGCGTCTATCTCGACCAGATCGCTGCCTCGGCCGTCCGCCCCGAAGTGCTGGAGGCCATGCTGCCGTTTTTCCGGGAGCGGTTCGGCAACGCTCAGAGTCTCCACGCCGAAGGCCAGATCGCCCAAGAAGCGGTGGCCGAAGCGCGCGAGAGCATGGCCCGGCTGCTCAACGCCAAGGCCGAGGAGATCTATTTCGTCTCCTGCGGATCCGAAGCCAACAACCTGGCCGTCAAGGGGATGGCCATGGCGGCCAAGCCGAAAGGCGGCCATATCGTTCTCTCCGCGATCGAGCATGTCTCCGTTCTGAACGCAGCCAAGAGCCTGGAGAAAATGGGTTTCATCACGACTCTTGTCCCGGTGGATGCCGAGGCCCGGGTCGACCCCGCCGCCGTGGCGGCGGCCCTGCGGCCCGACACGGCCCTCGTCTCGATCCAGCTGGCCAATTCCGAAGTCGGGACGATCCAGCCCGCGGCGGAGATGATCCGGCTGGTCAAGGCCAAGGGAGTGCTTGTCCATATGGACGCCGTGGCCGCGGTCGGTCATATCCCGGTCGACGTGCGGGCGCTGGGCGTGGACGCGCTAAGCCTGGCCGGAGATCAATTCGATGCCCCCAAGGGAAGCGGCGCGCTGTTCCTGCGCAAAGGCGTCAAGATTCTGCCCCTCATCGACGGCGGCGTCCAGGAGGGCGGCAAGCGCGGCGGGACCGAGAATGTTCCGGCCATCGTCGGCTTGGGCCAAGCGGCCGAAATCGCCCGCGCGGGGCTCGACGACCGCGTCGCGGCTCTGACGGCTCTGCGCGACCGGCTGATCGCCGAGCTCCCGGCCCGCATCCCGCACGTTCTCCTGACGGGAGCGCGGGAGAAGCGTCTTCCGCACCATGCCAGCTTCGCCGTCCGCTTCGTCGAGGGCGAAGCCATGCTGCTCAGCTTGGACATGAAGGGCATCGCCGCCTCGAGCGGCTCGGCCTGCACGTCCAAGTCGCTTAAAGCCTCCCATGTCCAACTGGCCATGGGGCTGGACCACGCCGCCGCCAACGGCTCGATCGTCTTCAGCCTGCCCAGCGACGCGACCGCCGCCGGCATCGAATACCTGCTCGACGTCTTTCCTCCGATCATCGACCGCTTGCGAAAGATGTCCCCGCTCTACACCGAGTTCCTCAAGGAGAACGCGCGATGATCTACTCCGATAAAGTCATGGACCATTTCTCCAATCCCCGCAACGTGGGCACCCTGCCCGACGCCGACGGCGTCGGCCAGGTCGGCAATCCCGTCTGCGGCGATATGATGACTTTCTATATCAAAGTCAAAGACGACAAGCTGGCCGACATCAAGTTCCAAACCTTCGGCTGCGGGGCGGCCATCGCCGTCTCCAGCATGGTCTCCGAGATGGCCAAGGGCAAGACCTTGGACGAGGCCATGACCATCAGCAACGAGAAGGTGGCCGAAGAGCTCGGTGGCCTGCCCAAGAACAAGATGCATTGCTCCAACCTGGGCGCCGACGCGCTCCACCTAGCCATCGAGAACTATAAGGCCCGCCAGACCGACCCCAAGGGCCCGGCCGTGGCCACTGACGGTGGCGCTGAGCACGAGCACGAGGCCGAGTCGGAGTCCGACGAAGCCGGCGCCTGCCCTTATTGCGAGGGGCCGCTGGAGGGGATGCAAGAGCTCTGCTCGTGCCGAACCTGCGGACTGGACCTGGTCGAGTGCCCCCATTGCGGGCTCTACACGGACAAGGCCAAGACCGCCTGCTCCCACTGCCAGGCCGATTTGACCAAGTGATGCGATGACGCCGATCCCACCGACGCCGGACCCCGCCGAGCTGCGGGACCGGGTGGCGCGCCTCAAGAAGGAGCGCCGGGCCGTCGTCCTGGCTCACAACTATCAGCCCGGCGAAGTCCAGGACGCGGCCGACTTCGTCGGCGATTCGCTCGAGCTCAGCCGGACGGCGGCCTCGACCGAGGCCGACGTGATTGTCTTCTGCGGCGTGCATTTCATGGCCGAGACCGCCGCCATCCTGTCGCCGGACCGGATCGTCCTGATCCCGGACCCGCGGGCGGGCTGCCCGATGGCCGACATGATCACGGCCGACGACATGATCCGCTGGAGGGCCCAGTATCCGGGAAGGCCCGCGGTGTGTTATGTCAACACTTCGGCGGCCGTCAAGGCCGAGTGCGATGTCTGCTGCACCTCGGCCAACTCGGTCATGGTGGTCGAGTCCGTACCGGGCCGCGAAGTGCTGTTCGCTCCCGATAAGAACTTGGCCGCCTGGACGGCTGGCCAGACTTCCAAGACGATCATCCCCTGGGACGGCTATTGCGTCGTCCACAACAACATTCGGGCCCAAGATATCCGGCAGCAGAAGAAGCTGCATCCCGAGGCCGAAATCTGGGCGCATCCGGAATGCCGGCCCGAGGTCATTGCCCTGGCCGACTGGACGCTCTCGACGGGAGGGATGGTTCGGCGGGCGCATGAGACCGAGGCCCGGGAGATCATTGTGGCTACCGAGGCGACCATGATCTACCGACTGACCAAGGAGAACCCGGGCAAGGCGTTCTTCCCGGCCCACGAGCTGGCTTTTTGCGCTAATATGAGGAAGATCACCCTGGCCAAGCTGGCTGCGGCGCTGGAGACCATGACCCACCGGGTCGTGGTCCCGCCGGAGATCGCCGTCCGGGCCCGCGTCGCCATCGAACGGATGATCAGGCTCTGAATAGGGGTCAGGTCTTAAGATATAAGCTATCTAAATCAATGATAATGTATAATTAACGGAAAACTCGGAAGAGAAACCTTATATCTTAAGACCTGACCCCTAATAAGAAGGAGGTTCCACCATGACCATCGATCCGAAGCTCAAGGCGGCCGATGTCTATCCGTTCGCCATCCGGGCCGAGCTGGACGCCGCCGCCCTCTACCGCGGCCTCTGGGAGCGTGTTCGCAACGAGGCCCTCCGTCAGAAGCTCAACTTCTTGGCCAAGGAGGAAGACCGCCATACGGCCATCCTGGATCGGCTCTTCCGCGACCACTTTCCCGGCCGCAAGCTCGTCGTCCCGGCCGCGGCCAGGGGGCCGCGCAAGCCCGTTTTGGTGGATGACGCTACCGCCGTGGTCTCCCTCTTCAAGCTGGCCATGCAGAAGGAGAAGGAGGCCGAGGAATACTATAAGAGCGCCAAAGCCCAGGCCGAAGACGGCCAGGCCAAGCGCATCCTCGACTACCTGGCCCGGGTCGAGCGCAGCCACTACTTCATGCTCAAGTCCGAGATCGACCTGCTCGAGCGCTTCCCCGACTATTACAACGTCGAGGACGCCAACGAAGGCCAGGACCTTTTCCATATCGGCGCTTAAAGCCGGAGGGAGGGGACCATGGAGCCCGCCAAGGACCGCATCCGGAGGATCCTTCAGGTCCTGACGATTCAGGACCCGGATCCGGAGACGTGCCTGCGGTACGAGACGCCGTGGCAGCTGCTTGTCGCCACGGTCCTTTCGGCCCAATGCACCGACGAGCGGGTGAATAAGGTTACCCCGGCTCTCTTCCGCAAGTATCCCGACGTCGCCGCCATCGCTGCCGCCGACCGGGCCGGCCTGGAGGCCGACATCCGGCCGACCGGCTTCTTCCGCAACAAGGCCAAGAGCCTCCAGGGCGCGGCCCGCAAGATCGTGGACGATTTCGGCGGCTGCGTCCCCGAGACCATGGCTGAGCTCGTCACTCTGCCCGGCGTCGCCCGCAAGACGGCCAACATCGTCCTCTCGTCGGCTTTCGGAAAGGCCGAGGGCATCGCCGTGGACGTCCATGTCGCGCGCATCTCCGGCCGGCTGGGCTTGAGCCGCGAGACGGTCCCCGAAAAGATCGAGCGCGACCTCCTGGCTCTCGTCCCGAAAGCCTACTGGCTCGACTTCAACTACCTGATGGTGAACCACGGCCGGGCGGTCTGCCAGGCCCGCAAGCCGAAATGCGGTGAGTGCAGGCTGTCGGCCCTCTGTCCCAAGA
Proteins encoded in this window:
- a CDS encoding NifU family protein, which gives rise to MKEKIEAALDKVRPQLRMDGGDVKLIEVGADGVVKVKLTGACGGCPMSQLTLKMGIERILKKEVPEVKEVVAV
- a CDS encoding aminotransferase class V-fold PLP-dependent enzyme, with the translated sequence MTRVYLDQIAASAVRPEVLEAMLPFFRERFGNAQSLHAEGQIAQEAVAEARESMARLLNAKAEEIYFVSCGSEANNLAVKGMAMAAKPKGGHIVLSAIEHVSVLNAAKSLEKMGFITTLVPVDAEARVDPAAVAAALRPDTALVSIQLANSEVGTIQPAAEMIRLVKAKGVLVHMDAVAAVGHIPVDVRALGVDALSLAGDQFDAPKGSGALFLRKGVKILPLIDGGVQEGGKRGGTENVPAIVGLGQAAEIARAGLDDRVAALTALRDRLIAELPARIPHVLLTGAREKRLPHHASFAVRFVEGEAMLLSLDMKGIAASSGSACTSKSLKASHVQLAMGLDHAAANGSIVFSLPSDATAAGIEYLLDVFPPIIDRLRKMSPLYTEFLKENAR
- the nadA gene encoding quinolinate synthase NadA: MTPIPPTPDPAELRDRVARLKKERRAVVLAHNYQPGEVQDAADFVGDSLELSRTAASTEADVIVFCGVHFMAETAAILSPDRIVLIPDPRAGCPMADMITADDMIRWRAQYPGRPAVCYVNTSAAVKAECDVCCTSANSVMVVESVPGREVLFAPDKNLAAWTAGQTSKTIIPWDGYCVVHNNIRAQDIRQQKKLHPEAEIWAHPECRPEVIALADWTLSTGGMVRRAHETEAREIIVATEATMIYRLTKENPGKAFFPAHELAFCANMRKITLAKLAAALETMTHRVVVPPEIAVRARVAIERMIRL
- a CDS encoding ferritin family protein, with protein sequence MTIDPKLKAADVYPFAIRAELDAAALYRGLWERVRNEALRQKLNFLAKEEDRHTAILDRLFRDHFPGRKLVVPAAARGPRKPVLVDDATAVVSLFKLAMQKEKEAEEYYKSAKAQAEDGQAKRILDYLARVERSHYFMLKSEIDLLERFPDYYNVEDANEGQDLFHIGA
- the nth gene encoding endonuclease III codes for the protein MEPAKDRIRRILQVLTIQDPDPETCLRYETPWQLLVATVLSAQCTDERVNKVTPALFRKYPDVAAIAAADRAGLEADIRPTGFFRNKAKSLQGAARKIVDDFGGCVPETMAELVTLPGVARKTANIVLSSAFGKAEGIAVDVHVARISGRLGLSRETVPEKIERDLLALVPKAYWLDFNYLMVNHGRAVCQARKPKCGECRLSALCPKIEVRSQHST